Within Anguilla anguilla isolate fAngAng1 chromosome 11, fAngAng1.pri, whole genome shotgun sequence, the genomic segment TTTGGTTGTCTTCCTTGGTGAGTAAAATTGTTGGACGTTTTTACATCATCTTTACATTTGTTTGGATGATCACCCTTCAAGGCAGTAcaccgattaaaaaaaaaaaactataagcAATTCCATCTCTTACTATAAAAACGCATTTACAATCTGATATGTTTCCAGTTGGTTATAGTCACCAAAATGCACGTTAGTTCTTTCAACGTTAAAGATGCTTTGGCTTATTTagcaatttacttttttttaatcaaaatttttcattttaatttgtacaCTTGGTGTGTTTAAAAGCCCTAAAACAGACAACACGATTCAACAGGATCAAACAAAACATCTGACGAGAACACCTATACTAGATTCTAAAGTATATATACAATAGTATAGCCTATATAGCTTAAAtaacagttaaaataaaaaaatacaaaaacttaAAGAAGTTCCATAAATGCAATTGCACagactgaaattaaaaacactGTACACAAGTACTGCTGGGACATTCTATGGAAAAATTGGCCAACAAAAATGATGCAACTTCTTCACTGTTTTGTAGTCATCATGCTTTTGCCGCAAGATAAAGCAGCACAAGAAGGAAGCACAGCCAGCAACACTTGCCTTAACATTCAGCAACAATGATTCATTTTATATATCAATCGTGTGCTAAACACAgtagcaaacaaacacacacacaataaatttGAATTTGGTACAATGTGGCATGCCCCTTCTGTACAATCAGCTAGTTTGTAATTCACTGCTGGCTAGCTTTTATAACTTCCAGGTGGAAATACACAGGGCTGCCTTCTTCCATGTTGAATGtgcaatcagttttattttattttttttttaaaagatacttGCTATGGTGATGGCATAACTGGGGGAACTACAAGCCTGAACAATATCCATGGGATTTTTTAAGCAAGATATAGGCTACTATTCAAATCAGCCACTTATTTTCAAATTCTACTGAAAATATTGCTAGCTAGAGGAAAGGAAGAGTCAAAGGAAATAATGATAAAAGCATGTCATGTAGTACTCTACCCACACTGTAGATAATGCATGAAACTAAATGCAGTAAAAGATTCAAGAAGTGGTCACACTAATGTGGTTTGCTAGCATTCACATTGACCTTAATGGccatgtaggctatacaggcGAGTGGGGCCATCACTGCAGAGGACAGCGTGCATGGCTAATTTCTGACCTTAATTAGAAATAACAACGCGTGAGGTAAATTCTGAAATTTGGGACATTTATTCTTTGTAGCACCCGAAGTCAGTCCTGATGTACTGCGGTCTTAAGAAGGTAAATCTTTCAGTGGTCATTAAAAGCACccaattaagaacaattagctTCTCATTAAAATTCATAGGCGCAATAATGGCTAGAATAAATACAAGCGCGCATGAGGTTGCCAGGATCAAGTGTGAAATCCCCCAATAATGTGCAAGGGACTCCCCTGGACTTTACCTACAGATAAaccctttaataaaaccattCTCGGCTGAAACATATTCGGAACAACTGCCGGTGGTGTCCTCTCCAAATCGACTCTCGAGTTACATTAACCGAGCTCTAATTTCAGACCACGTCCATGGTTTGGGTATTTCACAGAAGAGAGAAGATTCAAGTGTACAgttagtgtaaaaaaaaaaaaagtccctagAGAGGGAAAGGCCGAAAAAAGATCTCCATAGAAATTCCAGCTGTGTTACACTACACGGTGCTATTACATAAGAGTTACACTACCTGCAACACGCAACACATCTTCCACCTGGAAGCAGGAGTTTCCAGGCTACCCACCCAGACCGAGcgcatgtttgtttttacacttgattgtttttttaaaaagcacttgcCACTGCGAGTCAGTGGATTGCTCAGTGTCACCACAGAAAGTTACTGTTCCAAAGAGTGCATTTCAAAATTTTGTTTGTAAGAGTGAATGTCCGATAAATGCATCGCAAGGGACTAAACTGTCTAAATATGAACGTCTAACTCTTACATGCTAGTCTAGTATAAGTCCAGTGAAAATTAAGAATTTTCCCCTTCTGAACTTCCCATTTCAGTGATGTCAAGTCATGAAGCATAATAACAGGGATTATTGTCCTTTATGAGATGCATCAAGGTTACTTcccagaaatataaaaaatgagtgTACGTTTCAGTATTGTACATTTTGTCAGTGCATTAGTGTAAAGTGCCTATActgaagtaaataaaatataggaGCCAATGATATTCAGCACCAGGAATAAGTGGCAGAAGTTTTTACAGTGCTAACAATGCTAAGGATGTTCATACCAATCACTCCAGTGTTCTGCCATAACTAAAatcaatttacattttcaattcattaattttaacaGCTTTAAAAGTCAATTGATTCTACTCTACGAAATAGAACTGGCTCATATcagaacttctttttttttttttttcccccatgtggtcatttaacaaaattaagcCTAGCCTTGcggtcctttaaaaaaaaaaagttttaatgcatttttctaACTCACTCTAACCAAATGGACAATGAGTGCTCAAATTGAGGcttgttaatgttttttcttattattattattattattattattattattattaaaacatgtTAAAGAGCACAGCATACAGTAACTAAACTATGCTCTTGTAAATCATTAACATACCCTTCCCCCCTTGGAGAAAGTTATTTGCAAACGTGTTGTTTAGAcccaattcattttaaaagtaaaataaataactgcattCAAGCGCCTAATTTAAACCCCAAAGAACAGCTTTGATTCAGTAACTGTTTTCTATAGCATCGTCAtcaaccctaaaaaaaaaaaaaaaagtactacaAGCAGCCTTTCCAGGTGTAGCGGTGAAAAGCTGCAAGCGTGTCAGACAGATGCTGCAGATTAACTGATCACTGGGTTATGCTTCTAGCAGagaaaatgataatgatgagGTCTTTAACAAAACTCCCAGGCTTCAAAACCAACCGCACAGGACAAGGCACAACAGTCCTGAAAGCATCTGCTCAAAACGTGCACCCCAACAAACAATTTAACTTGATGTTTTAAAGTACTCCCATCAAATTATGCAGTTATAGCTGCATGTGCCAAATGGGATTAGAGGAAGCAATGTGGCGTTGTGGATAAGGActtgggcctgggcctggggcCTGAGCCCAGAAGGCTGTGGGGTCACTCCCCAGGTGgatgcccttgagcaaggtgatGCACCTGATCTGGATCAGGAAATGTACAGCTGTAAAAATAGataacatgcaaaaaaatatataatttgtgCCAGTCTCCCTAAATAAGGGAATCCGTCGAGCAAACAATGCGACGCATGTAAGCACACCGCTCTCCATTAAACCACCACTGGACGTTCTGACAAGCGCTACTGCTGCCCATGGCGGCGAAATGGGGAAAAACTGAAAGAATCTTGCACGCTTCATTACCTCCTCTGCAGCCAAAAAGCAGTTATTTTCTATAAATactaagaagaagaaaacaaacctCCAACAGGATTTATGGAGGAATCAATGGAAAGAAAGAGCCCGTCACCTAGAATCTCTGAAGCCAAATGATGAGGGTCATGAGATCCACATGAAGAACAGTTATTCCCCATGCATTGGTATCCACACTCAAACACCGCAATACTTTGTGGTGTATGTCAACATTATTATTGACACATTATTGAAACAAATTCTGTATTTCTATATTCTGAAGCCTACATTTGAACAGCGGGTCACCAAGAAATGAAGGTTATACACTTTACATTCTGgacaaatgcacagaaatgtacAAATCTAGCTGCTTCTGCAATTTGACCGTTCAATGAATATTACGCAGTAATTAGTAACAAAAACTGAACATGAATCAAGGGAAATCAATTTGGCTGCTTTTAATCCAGTTTCGTTTAACACCACTGGTCCTGCCACAGGCGGTAATCATTGCAGTGAAAGTTTACGCTTGTCACTACACACCCGTGTGGTTTCAAAACCACAAATACATATTGGCAACACGTTCGCCACCCCAGAACCAAAAATGCATATTTGGCCTAACTACAATGCATCGTTATGGTGCTCGGGGTCAGATAcaatattttcacaatttcagtACATATTGCGATGCATAAACTGATTTAGTTGATTAACAAGCAATGCAACAATAGGAAGACAAGATACCTTAAGAGGTAGCCAAGAGAATAACTGTTTGCGGGTTGGCAACACTGATATTGTTTATCAACAATGTTTGATATAGCcccgaataaataaataaatttttttttttttttttttttttttttttttaaaagagtctTTAACACATTTGCggattttttgtgttttcatcgAAGATCGGAAATACAGTCTGCAACTCCCTGCTGTTCAAAGGAGCGGGGTCTGTTTTGATACTTAAGTGAACGCtttttagctaacgttagcttcgAAAAACTGTCCAGTGTCTTTACGTCATTGCAAACTAAGCTACCGCTATAGAGTCATAGCTCATAAAGATACCATAGACATAAAGTTAGCTATATTGATAAACATGGAATATACATGAAAGTCTCGATCTAGCTATGACTGTAACCTTAGTGAGAAAGGGACTTGCattagccaactagctagctaagttagctggctagcatcACATGTTTTCGCCAGCAAACATTAACCGTTAGCCAATAACAATTCTTCGTATCTAGCCAGAAAATGACGATTATCTAATTTACAGTTTAACGATATGAAACTATCTAGGCTGACTTGGTACTTATCTACGACTGACACTGTTCATTTTAGATTAATGTGGAAATACGTAGCTAGTTAGTATATTACTAGTATATACTATACGTACATTTCGAAAGCTAAAATCGCTAGCGAGTTAGTCTAGCCTAATCTAGTTTACTATTTGAGAACACCTCGCTGATGTTCATCTAagtagtagctagctagttgacTGCCTAGATTACTGTTGCTAGACAAATTTGACTAGCTAGTCAATGAATAAGATACATTAAGGATAGCTAGTCCATCTTGTTGTAGCTAAACAACGGAGCAAGCAAACAATAATGCTTCCATTCAAACtggctggctaacgttagctacaccAACTGTTGTAATCCCGCTACCGTTAGACTATATAGACTAGTCGGCGTGCCATTTTTCTTCAGTCCACACTGGAGCGAAAAttctagctagccagccaaccGATTACAATGATGTTCGAGTACTACGACCGAAGCTAAcgataggtagccaagctataTTACTAGAACTGACAATAAAATCATGTCAACGTGCTACTCTACAATTTATTTTGCCTGTCTCACCACATCCTCTGCAGTGATCACACCACTGCATTTGCTAGTAATTACACACATAGCGTGCTAcctggctaacgttagcaaacTTGTCTGCTTCTCAAAACTCCCCACTAGCTAACGTAACAAGGTGTTCTAGTTACGCAGACTCCTAGACTAGTGGTTTCTAAATCTCGAAAATACAAGCTTAGAATAAGCCGGTCATAAAGATGTATTCAACCAACTTTTCTTACATTCCATGTCAATCTTATAACTCACCtatgtgtgtgtcctgtccGTGGGGGCCCGGCACCTGTACACTAATCTGCCTTTCGGGCTGCGGAATACATCGCAGGCAGAACGAGTGGAGGCAAGGTAGGAGTTTAGGTTCACAGTCGCGGTTCTGAAGACTTTGTTTACAGACATAGCACGTATCTAGGAGGTTTATTGGGGCAGATGGGGTGGCTGTTGGGGCTACTGGTGGAGGCGACATGTCTGTGATAGGAGCCGGTGAAGTCCCGACAACCTCCCCTGAAATAGCGGGCTCCGTAGTTTCAGGATTGGCGTTCCCGGTCGGGCTACTGCTGGTACTACCgtctccgcctcctccagcgCTGCTGCCACCACCACCATCGCCTCCTGCGCTGGTGGGTGTCGGCGCTTCGGAAACATTCTCCTGCGACTGACCGTCCTCTTCGTCCTTCGTAGCTGGTTCTATAACAATAACTGCATCGGCTTCTTTCGATGGGGGGTCTCCGCTGTCCTCTCCCTGAGGTGCTGGATCCATGTTCGCAGAGCTTTCCGTATCCCCTACGCCTTTGTTATCCGCCATCTTCCTTCCTCTTTGAACCGTTTGACGCTCTACGCACCAACAAAACTACGAAGGACCGACGTCATTGCGTCACGGCAAGGTCCTTGAAGagaatgtaattgtaattatcACTCTTTAGTTTAATTTCATTATCAATAAAAATCATTGGCACAGTCTGAAATAATACGATAATTTTCCAGAAAGCTTACACTTCAGATTATTTTATGCAAGCCAAATACGACAGAATCGAGAGCAATAACTCAGGTAAATAGCTAGCCAACCAGACAAATCGCTGATTCTACGTCAGCATACGGACGGTCGGCTAACTTCGGAAGCTATATGTGAAACGAATGTGCAGAGATCCTGTAAATTccactaaaataaaatgggcaCGTCCCGTTCCCATTACAATTGTCTAATtatctgcatttttatattatcaATTAGTGAATTACACACAATCAGcgcattcattaaaatatatgcCTTGGTCGCATGAGTTTTCTAGTTCGATTTCTGACTGAACACATGACTTATTCTAGAATGTGAAATCATCGTTGTGTGCAAAGTTTTGGTTATATAAAACTTATTTTGGAATCAAACAACGTATAAAAATGTAACTCAAAGTCCTattcctgcttgtgtgtttggATAGAGTTGTTAGTGTTCTATTTCGGCACCCCTGTTCTGTATGCGTCGTCAAATTTCTTTATTTGGAGAGGAATAGTTTTACGGATTGACAACAAAAATCGACCCAATGACTTGAGTATGTTATATCTAATCTATTTCCACTataaatttaagtttttttcctgttccttaataaaaaataactttgtatGCTCTCTCATTTCCCCTTTCCCCACATTTTGCACTGACCATCGTTAGTTTTCATGGTGCATTTGTTCAAATGTGTTCCCTGAAATTAAACGTGAATCGGGTGGACAACAGTATACTGGTCTTCGTGACTAGCCCAGTTTAATCAAAACGAATTCTCTAAACTAGAAAACTAAAACAGGTGCGTAAATTCACGCAGATATAGGTCTGGATGAGGGTGGGgagaatgtttattttggttttggtgGCATCACATGACAAGGCTAATTTCCTCAATTGGGTGGAATATTTGATATGTACGTAATAATTACTATTTTGTGATTAGTTTTAACCCATTAACACCTGtaatatggagaaaaaaagaaccttATGTTTAATAGGGAAAAAGTTGATATCACGTTAATAACAtaactttctgaaaatgtagtGTTGTGCAGTATAAttaaaagacaaatgaaaatgtaatcaataCAGACATACATCCATCTTACTTCTACTTATTTGTCTTCAatagatggaaaaaaataagccAGCCCTGTTATAACTGcattctaaattctgtaacaCCATTAAATTATTTGGTCACTTGACTTTTACGACAGACAAAACACTTGGAACTCCCAAATCCCAAGGCTGCACAGTTGACACATTGAAGCATACAGAACTGTATATGTCCAATTCTGAAAGGAGTAAAATGCTTGAAgttgttaaattaaaaagtgTATTATAACAACAAATTACATACGGCAGCACACACAGTGCTTAGATACTGCAAGGGGAATCAGGTGAGCACAGCCTCTGGACTTTTTTTGTTCTATTCCCACTTTCTGAAGTTGATTGGAAGGTTCCCCTTCCTCTTCTTTTGATTTACCACAGACATTCAACACGTACAGAAGCTGAAACAGACCAGCGTTGTGGTAAATACCACCACGGGGTTTGACTTTCAAACATTTCTTGCACATTTGTACAATGGGTGAGTTTattagtataaaataaaaataaaaaaacgcatTAAACATATTTCGGTAAGAAAACTGAGCAGATACCAGGCCTGTTAACCGCAGACATATGATCTAGCAGTTttacaaaaagcaaaaactcTTCCTCATCCCAGTCTGTTTGCAGGGCTGACTCAAACCCTGTTTGCTGGCTCGTTTTTTTAATCCGTGCCGATTTCATAGCCGACACACCAACACTCTTCCCCGAAGGCCGATGTTCTGCCTCTGGGTCCTCCTCCTTAACCGAATCCTCCTTAGCTCCAGGTAGGAAGGTGCACTTCCTGTCCTAGAAGTCCTGCCGAATGTTCTCCTTGTTCTCGTCTCCTTGCTGTTGTCGGAGCTGTCCCACCTCGTTCTCCAGCTGGACGATGGCGCGCTCAATCTCGTAGTTCTTGCTCACCAGCGACACCCAactacaaagcaaaaaaaaggaaagacagCATTGAAATATTGTAGTCGTCACTCACGTTCCTTTACACAAGTATAACTGCTGAAATTCACCTCGACAGCTAGAGTAACTGAATTAGCATGCCCACGATAGCCGCGCTGATAACACTGATTATGCTCTACGTACTTAGACTCCAGCTCTCTCAATTTGGCTCCTCCTGCTAGCTGGTCATTTTTGCGCTGCCAGTTAAGATCCTGGACCTGCTTCCTGTATGGGAGGGAAGAATAATGACACAACGCACTGAAAAACAATGGTCACCAATCATGATtttaccccacccccctatTGTCAGGTTAGATGCGTCAAGCTATACATTTTCTTGCAGATATGGTAACTGCTAGATTAACACAGTAAGGAGTTTGTTGAACATCATGCTGttcaagcagcagcagcaggggtgAGTGGAGCTCACCTGAACCTCTGCAGCTCCTTTTGTGCCAGTTCAATCATGAACGCCAGGTTACTGTTGAGACAAAGCAAGTTGCACACACGTTGACGTTTGTTTTTGACTTCCTCGCACAGTTTCATCGAGTTACATTTTCTCTCAAGATCACGCAAaacatgagtgagtgtgtcattAGGCACTTCAACCCACAGTCAGCATTATTGTGTATGCCACTGTACATACATTGCATGATGATAGACCAATgtctaaatgcatttttataacgCAGAGAAATATTACGTTTCAATGGGTTCTGACAGCCCATTCAAGATGGCACTGATGTATTAGGGAACATATACATATCCATAATCAGGGCAGGAGTGAAATTTCTGGAAAACagtgattttaaatgaattgtgaaaaaaaaaatacaatatttagaGCTCTTTAGCACCACCATGTGTTATGAATGACCCCATATAATATGGCTGTGAGTGGGGCTGTCAAGTCAGAATAAATTATGGCAAACCGTTTGGGATTGCAAGAATTTTTGTGAAAAGCCACACCTGTTGCAAGTTCACTTGCTTACTTGGGCCACATTTCTCTACATgagaacatgcatttttaaagagaagATGTCAGTGATACATCACGCAGTCTCAAGTATTTTTCAAAACTTTCCAAATGCAATATGGTAAACTTCATGGGTCCTTGGTGGCTCACATGTTGTCTATACGTGGGCTACATGGGTaatgctttttcaaaaactGCAATATCAATTCACTAGTACAGCGCCACCATGTGGCCGCTTGGCTGAAAATTCAGTCAAGGCACTatacttttacattacatttatttagcagatgctttcatccaaagcgacgtacaaaagtgcacatCATGGTCATTgtacaactacaaaacacaggttcagtaaggttcGATACTCATTTcttacagctatttctagccaagaacacagttccgttcacacagtgaacactattctgacctaacttatgccaagccaaactatgGAGAGGAACAACCTAGAAGCTATACTTCATTAACGTGTGGAACTTGCTCccctaaatatataaattaagcATGAATCCATAAAAGAGCGTGAGTTAGGGAACTGCTTTAGCCCATAAGAGCACTCACTCGTTGTACACCTTCCAGGCATTAGTGCCGTACTCGGCCATGAGCTCCAGGTTCTCGATGCGCACCGCCTGGTGCTCCAGCTGGGCCATGGAGTTATTCACACACTCCTGCCACGCGGTGATGTCATTCTTCTGGCCAGACGAGGGGGCCGGCAGCTCGTATCTGTACAAGGGAAAGAACGGTAGCAAGGAGGTGCACTGACAGAAAGACACTATCtgtgaaatcataaaaaaatacaaataaaaacacaccatACAAACACCTAATGCATGCATAAACCAAATAATGTCCTTGTATTCCTTCACCTGGACACGCAATCCTTTGTTTGTGAGCCGGCTGTATAAGACTCAGCGGTCAAATGCGGCAATAAAAGACACTGTGGACTTGACTGGGTTTACatgctaaccctaactccaGGGTCTAGACCCAACCCAAACTGTagtgtaaacacacagactAAACTCACACTTTTATGCACAAACATAAAACCCAAAGGGGAAAACACAGACTAGAGTCCAGAGCAGAAGCAAAGGTCCACAGTCACACAAGCAAAGCCTGCATCTGCCTCAGGCAAACACGCCACTCCTGCCCCTGGCATGCACTGGTCTTAAGGACAGAGTGCCATGCTTTTCAGCAGAGTGCCATTAATGTATGGACAGAAATGTCTGATCGGAAGTGCAGGCACTGCCATGGATATGAATGCATGTTCAAAAGCACAGGCATTACCATGGATACAAATGCCTGTTCAAAAGCACAGGCATTACCATGGATACAAACGCATGTTCAAAAGCGCAGGCATTACCATGGATACAAACACCTGTTCAAAAGCGCAGGCGTTACCATGGATACAAGCACCTGTTCAAAAGCGCAGGCATTACCATGGATACAAACACCTGTTCAAAAGCTCAGGCATTACCATGGATACAAGAACCTGTTCAAAAGCGCAGGCATTACCATGGATACCAACGTCTGTTCAAAAGCGCAGGCATTACTATGGATACAAACACCTGTTCAAAAGCACAGGCATTACCATGGATACAAACACCTATTCAAAAGCGCAAGTATTACCATGGATACAAACACCTGTTCAAAAGCGCAGGCGTTACCATGGATACAAGCACCTGTTCAAAAGCACAGGCATTACCATGGATACAAATGCCTGTTCAAAAGCGCAGGCATTACCATGGATACAAACACCTATTCAAAAGCGCAAGTATTACCATGGATACAAACACCCGTTCAAAAGCGCAGGCATTACCATGGATACAAGCACCTGTTCAAAAGCGCAGACATTACCATGGATACCAACGTCTGTTCAAAAGCGCAGGCATTACCATGGATACAAGCACCTGTTCAAAAGCGCAGGCATTACCATGGATACCAACGTCTGTTCAAAAGCGCAGGCATTACTATGGATACAAACACCTGTTCAAAAGCTCAGGCATTACCATGGATACAAGAACCTGTTCAAAAGCGCAGGTATTACCATGGATACCAACGTCTGTTCAAAAGCACAGGCATTACTATGGATACAAGCACGTGTTCAAAAGCGCAGGCATTACCATGGATACAAGAACCTGTTCAAAAGCGCAGGCATTACCATGGATACAAGGCCTACCTCTTCATACTGAGCAGCTCCAGCGGCTGTCTGGCAGCGAGCCTCTCAAACTCATTCCGCATGATCTCAGTctagagaaaatcaggaaaaCAAGTCGTCAATATTACCAGACTCGCTCAGCAGATGCACTTAAACTGAATGGCTATtgtataaatctttttttaatttttttaaatcagacatTTCACCCAAAATATAAGAAACATGCTACAGCTATGACTTGAGATTTCAGTTGCAGTTGAAGCTTATTACCAGTCTTCTCATTTAACCCTTTTAGGTGTAacttcacaaatgtgtgattagaatgctttcttttaactgaacattcaaatgctgatgtaacaatcactactggtaattgaaaacaaCGACGTTCTAGAATGCTGacttagaataaaaaatatacatattccaaaaaacctactcttcaaagggttaatctGGTACACAACCCCACATTCCAAAATTCTGACTATTATGCTCCATACAAACCTCAAAGGCAGAGAAGTCAGGTGTGGGCAGGTAACTCAGGTAGTTCTTTGTAGGTCGGTACCTGCGAGTTTCCTCCTCCACCAGAGCAGCAGCCTACAAGGAGAAATGGACTTCATTCAAAACTTCGCAGAGCACACTCAACACTCGTCTGTAAATACATACCGGAGAAGTGTCTTCACCTTGTTCACGATATTGTGATATTAAAGCTagttatgaaaatgtaatcaaCTTGCATTAGCATTTATCCACTAAAACGATTTGGCTTGAATCATGTGCTTATAACTGATGCTATTTTTTATTGAGCTTGGAGCAATGGAATTTATGGAAACTGTACAAGTTCTGTAACTGGTTTTGTCTGTCCTAAAAAGGAGGCAGAAAAAACTCATACGACCTAATGTTTGAAAAACGTTTCAAATTAACCATACTCTGGCCAGCTCTCTAATGGGTTCCTTTCATTGGGGAC encodes:
- the bcas2 gene encoding pre-mRNA-splicing factor SPF27; protein product: MAGTISVAGEVFVDALPYFDQGYDAAGVREAAAALVEEETRRYRPTKNYLSYLPTPDFSAFETEIMRNEFERLAARQPLELLSMKRYELPAPSSGQKNDITAWQECVNNSMAQLEHQAVRIENLELMAEYGTNAWKVYNDNLAFMIELAQKELQRFRKQVQDLNWQRKNDQLAGGAKLRELESNWVSLVSKNYEIERAIVQLENEVGQLRQQQGDENKENIRQDF